The Cellulomonas sp. S1-8 genome has a window encoding:
- a CDS encoding DEAD/DEAH box helicase: protein MTTDRTVDTEPRTDASVDSPAPDASPAAEIRTAADAVPTESPTGSRRAASVQAVDASFADFDVRPEIVAALAAAGITQPFPIQAMTLPVALSGHDIIGQAKTGTGKTLGFGVPLLHRVIAPDEEGYDRLAAPGDPQALVVVPTRELAVQVAGDLAMASTGRKVRIVQVYGGRAYEPQVEALNRGADVVVGTPGRMIDLLNQRHLRLKHAGEVVLDEADEMLDLGFLPDVEKLLAATPANRHTMLFSATMPGAVVAMARRYMSQPTHIRASAPDDEGQTVKNIKQVAYRAHALDKVELLARILQARGRGLTIVFARTKRTAAKVADDLVERGFAAGAIHGDLGQGAREQALRAFRHGKVDVLVATDVAARGIDVEDVTHVINYQCPEDEKTYLHRTGRTGRAGNKGTAVTFVDWDDLPRWGLIDKALGLGIPAPVETYSSSAHAYEDLDIPQGTTGRLPKSQQTRAGLGAEVLEDLGETGKRGGGARPARSDERPAGRGDGGRDGSRGGDRPRGDRPAGDRPAGDRPAGDRPAGDRPAGAGEQPDGDGRRRRRGGRGSSDTADAPRTDQPADQRTEQRTEHTPPQDASDASPSGDASGAHDTGPAASGESAGAPRRRRRRRGRGGAPGASTDAPAPADA, encoded by the coding sequence GTGACCACCGATCGCACCGTCGACACCGAGCCGCGCACCGACGCCTCCGTCGACTCCCCCGCCCCCGACGCGTCCCCGGCCGCCGAGATCCGCACGGCCGCCGACGCCGTCCCCACCGAGTCGCCCACCGGCTCGCGCCGCGCCGCGTCGGTGCAGGCCGTCGACGCGTCGTTCGCCGACTTCGACGTCCGCCCCGAGATCGTCGCCGCGCTCGCGGCGGCCGGCATCACGCAGCCGTTCCCCATCCAGGCCATGACCCTGCCGGTCGCGCTGTCGGGCCACGACATCATCGGCCAGGCCAAGACCGGCACGGGCAAGACCCTCGGCTTCGGCGTCCCGCTGCTGCACCGGGTCATCGCCCCGGACGAGGAGGGCTACGACCGCCTCGCCGCACCCGGTGACCCGCAGGCGCTGGTCGTCGTCCCGACGCGCGAGCTCGCCGTGCAGGTCGCGGGCGACCTCGCGATGGCGTCGACCGGCCGCAAGGTCCGCATCGTGCAGGTCTACGGCGGACGCGCGTACGAGCCCCAGGTCGAGGCGCTGAACCGCGGTGCGGACGTCGTCGTCGGCACGCCCGGCCGCATGATCGACCTGCTCAACCAGCGCCACCTGCGGCTCAAGCACGCGGGCGAGGTCGTCCTGGACGAGGCCGACGAGATGCTCGACCTGGGCTTCCTGCCCGACGTCGAGAAGCTGCTCGCGGCCACGCCGGCCAACCGCCACACCATGCTGTTCTCCGCAACCATGCCGGGCGCCGTCGTCGCGATGGCGCGCCGCTACATGTCGCAGCCCACGCACATCCGCGCCTCCGCGCCGGACGACGAGGGCCAGACGGTCAAGAACATCAAGCAGGTCGCCTACCGCGCGCACGCCCTGGACAAGGTCGAGCTGCTCGCGCGCATCCTGCAGGCCCGGGGCCGCGGCCTGACGATCGTCTTCGCCCGCACCAAGCGCACCGCCGCCAAGGTGGCCGACGACCTCGTCGAGCGCGGGTTCGCCGCCGGGGCCATCCACGGCGACCTGGGCCAGGGCGCACGTGAGCAGGCGCTGCGCGCCTTCCGGCACGGCAAGGTCGACGTGCTCGTCGCCACCGACGTCGCCGCCCGCGGCATCGACGTCGAGGACGTCACGCACGTCATCAACTACCAGTGCCCCGAGGACGAGAAGACGTACCTGCACCGCACCGGTCGCACCGGTCGCGCGGGCAACAAGGGCACGGCCGTGACGTTCGTCGACTGGGACGACCTGCCGCGCTGGGGCCTCATCGACAAGGCGCTCGGCCTGGGCATCCCGGCCCCCGTCGAGACCTACTCCTCCTCGGCGCACGCGTACGAGGACCTCGACATCCCGCAGGGCACCACGGGTCGGCTGCCCAAGTCGCAGCAGACGCGTGCCGGCCTCGGCGCCGAGGTGCTCGAGGACCTGGGCGAGACCGGCAAGCGCGGCGGCGGCGCACGCCCCGCGCGGTCCGACGAGCGTCCGGCGGGACGCGGCGACGGCGGGCGCGACGGCTCCCGCGGCGGCGACCGTCCGCGCGGCGACCGTCCGGCCGGCGACCGTCCGGCCGGCGACCGTCCCGCCGGTGACCGCCCCGCCGGCGACCGTCCGGCCGGCGCGGGCGAGCAGCCCGACGGCGACGGGCGGCGGCGGCGCCGCGGCGGCCGGGGCTCCTCGGACACCGCGGATGCACCCCGCACCGACCAGCCCGCGGACCAGCGCACCGAGCAGCGCACCGAGCACACTCCCCCGCAGGACGCCTCCGACGCGAGCCCCTCGGGTGACGCGTCGGGCGCGCACGACACCGGCCCGGCAGCGTCCGGCGAGTCGGCCGGCGCCCCGCGCCGTCGCCGTCGTCGCCGCGGGCGTGGCGGCGCCCCCGGTGCCTCGACGGACGCTCCGGCCCCCGCGGACGCCTGA
- a CDS encoding magnesium transporter MgtE N-terminal domain-containing protein has protein sequence MSSVGTRVFVARLAGTVVFDPIGDEVGKVRDVVVLVRLKGAPRAVGLVVEVPGRRRVFLPLTRVTAIDAGQVISTGLVNMRRFEQRTSETVVVGELLDRTVDLADGSGTARVEDVAMELQRTGDWLVTKVFVRRTDNRGGLLRRRGETLLVAVDDVVGLGRPSAAQGAQLLLAQYEDLKAADLADVLHDMGVTRRLEVASALNDERLADVLEELPEDDQVAILGGLERGRAADVLEAMQPDDAADLLGELPDDQAAELLALMEPEEARDVRRLLAYEDNTAGGLMTTEPVILGPETSIAAALAHVRRQDLNPALASVVFVTRPPLETPTGRFIGIVHLQRMLREPPHEAIGQIVDTDLEPVAVDAPLMTVTRQLATYNLLALPVVDEQRRLLGAVSVDDVLDHLLPEDWRETDDVHVGPPTRPTPTVHAPDGVSRG, from the coding sequence GTGAGCAGTGTCGGGACCCGGGTGTTCGTCGCGCGCCTCGCCGGCACCGTCGTGTTCGACCCCATCGGCGACGAGGTCGGCAAGGTGCGGGACGTCGTCGTGCTGGTGCGCCTCAAGGGCGCGCCCCGCGCGGTCGGCCTCGTGGTCGAGGTGCCCGGCCGGCGCCGGGTGTTCCTGCCCCTGACGCGCGTGACGGCCATCGACGCCGGTCAGGTGATCTCGACGGGTCTGGTCAACATGCGCCGCTTCGAGCAGCGCACCTCGGAGACCGTGGTCGTGGGCGAGCTGCTGGACCGCACGGTCGATCTGGCCGACGGCTCCGGTACGGCCCGCGTCGAGGACGTCGCGATGGAGCTGCAGCGCACCGGCGACTGGCTCGTCACCAAGGTCTTCGTGCGGCGTACCGACAACCGCGGCGGCCTGCTGCGTCGCCGCGGCGAGACGCTGCTGGTGGCGGTGGACGACGTCGTGGGCCTCGGTCGTCCGTCCGCCGCGCAGGGCGCGCAGCTGCTGCTCGCGCAGTACGAGGACCTCAAGGCCGCGGACCTGGCCGACGTCCTGCACGACATGGGCGTGACGCGCCGCCTCGAGGTCGCGTCCGCGCTGAACGACGAGCGGCTGGCCGACGTCCTGGAGGAGCTGCCGGAGGACGACCAGGTGGCGATCCTCGGCGGGCTGGAGCGGGGCCGTGCGGCCGACGTCCTGGAGGCGATGCAGCCCGACGACGCCGCCGACCTGCTGGGCGAGCTGCCGGACGACCAGGCGGCCGAGCTCCTGGCGCTCATGGAGCCCGAGGAGGCCCGGGACGTCCGACGCCTGCTGGCGTACGAGGACAACACGGCGGGCGGTCTGATGACGACCGAGCCGGTGATCCTGGGACCGGAGACGTCGATCGCGGCCGCGCTCGCGCACGTCCGCCGCCAGGACCTCAACCCCGCGCTCGCGTCGGTGGTGTTCGTCACGCGGCCGCCGCTGGAGACCCCGACCGGGCGGTTCATCGGCATCGTGCACCTGCAGCGGATGCTCCGTGAGCCTCCGCACGAGGCGATCGGGCAGATCGTCGACACGGACCTCGAGCCCGTCGCGGTCGACGCCCCGCTGATGACGGTGACGCGCCAGCTCGCGACGTACAACCTGCTCGCCCTGCCCGTCGTCGACGAGCAGCGTCGCCTGCTGGGCGCGGTGTCCGTCGACGACGTGCTGGACCACCTGCTGCCGGAGGACTGGCGGGAGACCGACGACGTGCACGTCGGCCCGCCGACCCGTCCGACGCCGACCGTCCACGCCCCGGACGGGGTGTCCCGTGGCTGA
- a CDS encoding Mrp/NBP35 family ATP-binding protein, with translation MPPVDAAAPDPLLDAVRTALAGVQDPEIRRPITDLGMVRSVDVEPRDGGAFVVVGLDLTTQKCPLKDTLVRDITAAVTPVEGVVGVRVDLGVMSAEQRAGLRTLLRGTDAEPQIPFALPQSLTKVIAVASGKGGVGKSSVTANLAVAMAADGLRVGVVDADIYGFSIPRMLGVSRAPTKVDDMLLPPVAHDVKVVSIGMFVPPGQPVVWRGPMLHRALQQFLADVFWGDLDVLLLDLPPGTGDIAISVAQLLPGSEIVVVTTPQIAAAEVAERAGAVAVQTRQRVVGVIENMAWLEQPDGSRLELFGSGGGRRVADNLSRLTGADVPLLGQVPLDVRLREAGDGGTPVVLSAPDSPGAVALRAVAQTLAARPRNLAGRALDLSPVTR, from the coding sequence GTGCCCCCTGTCGACGCCGCTGCCCCCGACCCGCTCCTCGATGCCGTCCGCACGGCACTGGCCGGCGTGCAGGACCCCGAGATCCGTCGCCCGATCACGGACCTCGGCATGGTGCGGTCGGTCGACGTCGAGCCGCGCGACGGCGGTGCCTTCGTCGTCGTCGGGCTGGACCTGACGACGCAGAAGTGCCCGTTGAAGGACACCCTGGTGCGGGACATCACCGCCGCGGTGACACCGGTCGAGGGGGTCGTCGGCGTGCGCGTCGACCTCGGGGTCATGTCGGCGGAGCAGCGCGCCGGGCTGCGCACGCTGCTGCGCGGCACGGACGCCGAGCCGCAGATCCCGTTCGCCCTGCCGCAGTCGCTGACCAAGGTGATCGCGGTCGCGTCGGGCAAGGGCGGGGTCGGCAAGTCCTCGGTGACCGCGAACCTGGCGGTCGCGATGGCGGCCGACGGCCTGCGTGTCGGCGTGGTCGACGCCGACATCTACGGCTTCTCGATCCCGCGCATGCTGGGGGTGAGCCGAGCGCCGACGAAGGTCGACGACATGCTCCTGCCGCCGGTGGCGCACGACGTCAAGGTCGTGTCGATCGGCATGTTCGTCCCGCCCGGTCAGCCGGTGGTGTGGCGGGGACCGATGCTGCACCGCGCCCTGCAGCAGTTCCTCGCGGACGTGTTCTGGGGCGATCTCGACGTCCTGCTGCTCGACCTGCCGCCGGGGACGGGCGACATCGCCATCTCGGTGGCGCAGCTGCTCCCGGGCTCCGAGATCGTCGTGGTGACGACGCCGCAGATCGCCGCCGCGGAGGTCGCGGAGCGTGCCGGTGCGGTCGCGGTGCAGACCCGGCAGCGGGTCGTCGGCGTCATCGAGAACATGGCGTGGCTGGAGCAGCCGGACGGGTCGCGCCTCGAGCTGTTCGGGTCGGGCGGCGGGCGGCGCGTGGCGGACAACCTCTCGCGCCTGACGGGGGCGGACGTCCCGCTGCTCGGTCAGGTGCCGCTCGACGTCCGGCTGCGTGAGGCGGGTGACGGCGGCACGCCCGTGGTCCTGTCGGCACCGGACTCGCCCGGGGCGGTCGCCCTGCGCGCCGTGGCGCAGACCCTCGCCGCGCGTCCCCGCAACCTGGCCGGCCGCGCCCTGGACCTCTCCCCCGTCACACGCTGA
- a CDS encoding general stress protein: protein MSFTQSERIPTTPTLPTGETVATYGTYLQAQKAVELLAEREFPVRAVTIVGTDLRMVERVLRRLSYPSAALGGFLSGAWFGLFVGLLLTFFSSGGAGVMLPAVLFGGAFGLLFSVIGYSFTRGRRDFASSSQIVAASYAVLCQEEHAHKARNLLAETGGVVSGWPDRAPQPAAPQQTPPQPPAPPQQTSPAGPPQQTPPQQTPPQQMPPAGPPGPPPAV from the coding sequence ATGTCGTTCACGCAGTCCGAGCGGATCCCCACGACCCCCACGCTGCCGACGGGCGAGACCGTCGCGACGTACGGCACGTACCTGCAGGCGCAGAAGGCGGTCGAGCTGCTCGCCGAGCGCGAGTTCCCCGTGCGGGCGGTGACGATCGTGGGTACCGACCTGCGCATGGTCGAGCGCGTCCTGCGCCGGCTGTCGTACCCGAGCGCGGCCCTCGGGGGGTTCCTGTCCGGTGCGTGGTTCGGCCTGTTCGTCGGCCTGCTGCTCACGTTCTTCTCGTCCGGCGGGGCGGGCGTGATGCTGCCCGCCGTGCTCTTCGGCGGGGCGTTCGGCCTGCTGTTCTCCGTCATCGGGTACTCGTTCACCCGCGGGCGGCGGGACTTCGCGTCGTCCAGCCAGATCGTCGCCGCGTCGTACGCCGTGCTCTGCCAGGAGGAGCACGCCCACAAGGCGCGGAACCTGCTCGCCGAGACCGGGGGCGTCGTGTCGGGCTGGCCCGACCGCGCGCCGCAGCCTGCGGCCCCGCAGCAGACCCCGCCGCAGCCGCCGGCTCCTCCGCAGCAGACCTCGCCCGCGGGCCCGCCGCAGCAGACCCCGCCGCAGCAGACCCCGCCGCAGCAGATGCCGCCCGCAGGCCCGCCGGGACCGCCGCCCGCGGTGTGA
- a CDS encoding endo-1,4-beta-xylanase: MTITRHRRGRASAVSAVAVAALAVALAVPAAAAGSTLQAAAAESGRYFGTAIAANKLSDSAYTTIANREFNMITAENEMKMDALEPNQNQFNYTNGDQIVNWARQNGKQVRGHALAWHSQQPGWMQNMSGTSLRNAMLNHVTKVATYYKGKIHSWDVVNEAYADGNSGGRRDSNLQRTGNDWIEAAFRAARAADPGAKLCYNDYNTDNWSHAKTQGVYNMVKDFKARGVPIDCVGFQAHFNSGNPVPSNYDVTLRNFADLGVDVQITELDIEGSGNSQGEQYRGVVQACLSVARCTGITVWGVRDQDSWRSSGTPLLFSGSSKKAAYNYTLDALNAGGVRATPGGTTTNPTTNPTSNPTSNPTSNPTSNPTSNPTTPPPTGNGTCTATYSEGQKWNDRFNGTVTIRANGNISTWRSTVTVRSPQKIVATWSGTPSWDSSGNVMTMRPSGSGALSNGQTATFGFTVQHGGNWTWPSVSCSTS; this comes from the coding sequence ATGACGATCACACGTCACAGGCGCGGACGCGCCAGCGCAGTCAGCGCCGTCGCCGTGGCCGCTCTGGCCGTCGCGCTGGCCGTACCGGCCGCCGCGGCCGGGAGCACGCTGCAGGCAGCCGCCGCCGAGTCCGGGCGCTACTTCGGCACCGCGATCGCCGCCAACAAGCTGAGCGACAGCGCGTACACCACCATCGCCAACCGTGAGTTCAACATGATCACGGCTGAGAACGAGATGAAGATGGACGCCCTGGAGCCCAACCAGAACCAGTTCAACTACACCAACGGCGACCAGATCGTGAACTGGGCGCGGCAGAACGGCAAGCAGGTCCGTGGGCACGCCCTGGCGTGGCACTCGCAGCAGCCCGGCTGGATGCAGAACATGTCCGGCACCTCGCTGCGCAACGCGATGCTCAACCACGTGACCAAGGTCGCGACGTACTACAAGGGCAAGATCCACAGCTGGGACGTCGTCAACGAGGCCTACGCCGACGGCAACTCCGGCGGACGTCGTGACTCCAACCTGCAGCGCACGGGCAACGACTGGATCGAGGCCGCGTTCCGCGCCGCCCGCGCCGCCGACCCGGGCGCCAAGCTCTGCTACAACGACTACAACACCGACAACTGGTCCCACGCCAAGACGCAGGGCGTCTACAACATGGTCAAGGACTTCAAGGCGCGCGGCGTCCCGATCGACTGCGTCGGCTTCCAGGCGCACTTCAACTCGGGCAACCCGGTGCCGTCGAACTACGACGTGACGCTGCGGAACTTCGCCGACCTCGGCGTCGACGTGCAGATCACCGAGCTCGACATCGAGGGCTCCGGCAACTCGCAGGGCGAGCAGTACCGCGGCGTCGTCCAGGCCTGCCTCTCGGTCGCCCGCTGCACCGGCATCACGGTGTGGGGCGTGCGTGACCAGGACTCGTGGCGTTCCTCGGGCACCCCGCTGCTCTTCAGCGGCTCGAGCAAGAAGGCGGCGTACAACTACACGCTGGACGCCCTGAACGCCGGCGGCGTCCGCGCCACCCCGGGCGGGACGACGACGAACCCGACGACGAACCCGACGTCGAACCCGACGTCGAACCCGACGTCCAACCCGACGTCGAACCCCACCTCGAACCCGACGACGCCGCCGCCCACCGGCAACGGCACCTGCACGGCGACGTACTCCGAGGGCCAGAAGTGGAACGACCGGTTCAACGGGACCGTCACGATCCGCGCCAACGGGAACATCAGCACCTGGCGGTCCACCGTGACCGTCCGCTCCCCGCAGAAGATCGTCGCGACCTGGAGCGGTACGCCGTCCTGGGACTCCTCGGGCAACGTCATGACGATGCGGCCCAGCGGCTCCGGCGCACTGTCCAACGGCCAGACGGCGACGTTCGGCTTCACGGTCCAGCACGGCGGCAACTGGACGTGGCCGTCGGTCTCCTGCTCGACCTCCTGA
- a CDS encoding PHP domain-containing protein encodes MRIDLHTHSRASDGTQSPADLVLAARAAGLDVVALTDHDTTAGWDEAATTARDAGIALVRGTEVSARARGVSVHLLSYLQDPDHATLADELARARASRVDRARSIVERLARDVPITWQDVLDQARDAVVVGRPHIADALVARGVVPDRDAAFAHLLASDGPYHVDHYAPEAPAAVAAIRASGGVPVFAHPAADGRGRVVPDRVFDELADAGLAGLEVGHRDHSAAQRERLLVIAERLGLLVTGSSDYHGTGKANRLGENLTDPQVLAEIVRQGTTEVVGA; translated from the coding sequence GTGCGCATCGACCTCCACACGCACTCGCGCGCGTCGGACGGCACGCAGAGCCCCGCGGACCTCGTCCTGGCGGCCCGGGCCGCCGGCCTCGACGTCGTCGCCCTCACCGACCACGACACGACCGCCGGCTGGGACGAGGCGGCGACGACCGCGCGCGACGCCGGCATCGCGCTCGTGCGCGGCACCGAGGTGTCCGCGCGCGCCCGGGGCGTCAGCGTGCACCTGCTGAGCTACCTGCAGGACCCGGACCACGCCACCCTGGCCGACGAGCTCGCGCGTGCCCGCGCGTCCCGCGTGGACCGGGCCCGGTCCATCGTCGAGCGGCTCGCGCGCGACGTCCCGATCACCTGGCAGGACGTGCTGGACCAGGCGCGCGACGCCGTCGTCGTCGGCCGGCCGCACATCGCCGACGCCCTCGTGGCGCGCGGCGTGGTCCCGGACCGGGACGCGGCCTTCGCGCACCTGCTCGCGTCCGACGGGCCGTACCACGTCGATCACTACGCACCCGAGGCGCCGGCCGCGGTCGCCGCAATCCGGGCGTCGGGCGGGGTGCCCGTGTTCGCGCACCCCGCCGCCGACGGGCGCGGCCGGGTCGTGCCGGACCGCGTGTTCGACGAGCTCGCCGACGCCGGGCTCGCCGGCCTCGAGGTGGGCCACCGGGACCACTCGGCCGCCCAGCGCGAGCGGCTGCTCGTGATCGCCGAGCGCCTCGGGCTGCTGGTCACGGGCTCGAGCGACTACCACGGGACCGGCAAGGCCAACCGGCTGGGGGAGAACCTCACCGACCCGCAGGTGCTGGCCGAGATCGTCCGGCAGGGGACGACGGAGGTGGTGGGCGCGTGA
- a CDS encoding MarC family protein, whose translation MSSVLDVQLFISVFVTLFVIMDPPGTVPIFLALTGSMTRQQRARAARQAILVAFGVIVGFALFGQSLLDYLHVSVQALQGAGGLLLLLVAMELLTGKLDGNGGVEGTQGNVALVPLGTPLLAGPGAIVATMVFVQQASEPTDWVALGLGVVLVHVCLWLSMRFAGAIHRVLKDSGTMLVSRIAGLLLAAIAVQLLADAVLAFAREI comes from the coding sequence GTGAGCAGCGTGCTCGACGTGCAGCTGTTCATCTCGGTGTTCGTCACGCTGTTCGTCATCATGGACCCGCCGGGGACGGTCCCGATCTTCCTGGCGCTGACCGGGTCGATGACCCGGCAGCAGCGCGCACGGGCCGCGCGGCAGGCGATCCTCGTGGCGTTCGGCGTCATCGTCGGCTTCGCGCTGTTCGGTCAGTCGCTGCTCGACTACCTGCACGTGTCGGTGCAGGCGCTGCAGGGCGCCGGTGGGCTGCTGCTGCTGCTCGTCGCGATGGAGCTGCTGACCGGCAAGCTGGACGGCAACGGCGGCGTGGAGGGGACGCAGGGCAACGTCGCGCTCGTCCCGCTCGGCACGCCGCTGCTGGCCGGGCCCGGTGCCATCGTCGCGACCATGGTCTTCGTGCAGCAGGCGAGTGAGCCGACCGACTGGGTGGCGCTCGGCCTGGGGGTCGTGCTGGTCCACGTGTGCCTGTGGCTGTCCATGCGGTTCGCCGGTGCCATCCACCGCGTGCTCAAGGACTCGGGCACGATGCTCGTCAGCCGCATCGCCGGCCTGCTGCTCGCAGCGATCGCGGTCCAGCTGCTCGCCGACGCCGTCCTGGCGTTCGCCCGGGAGATCTGA
- a CDS encoding DUF1003 domain-containing protein, producing MADRLDQPRVRSRSLLPRVQVEADASGRISESVARFLGTPRFILYLTVFCVIWLLWNSWGPAALRFDSAANGFTALTLMLSLQASYAAPLILLAQNRQADRDRVAAEQDRQRAERNLADTEFLAREMASLRIALSEVATRDFVRSELRNLLEDLQAEQSDDDAGGGRRTEPVRREGGSR from the coding sequence GTGGCTGACCGCCTGGACCAGCCCCGGGTCCGCAGCCGCTCGTTGCTGCCGCGGGTGCAGGTCGAGGCCGACGCGTCGGGCCGCATCTCGGAGTCCGTCGCCCGCTTCCTCGGGACTCCGCGCTTCATCCTCTACCTCACGGTGTTCTGCGTCATCTGGCTGCTGTGGAACTCCTGGGGACCTGCCGCCCTGCGCTTCGACAGCGCGGCGAACGGCTTCACGGCGCTCACGCTGATGCTCTCGCTGCAGGCGTCGTACGCCGCACCGCTGATCCTGCTCGCGCAGAACCGGCAGGCGGACCGCGACCGCGTCGCGGCCGAGCAGGACCGCCAGCGTGCGGAGCGCAACCTCGCCGACACCGAGTTCCTGGCGCGGGAGATGGCGTCGCTGCGGATCGCGCTGTCGGAGGTCGCGACCCGCGACTTCGTCCGGTCCGAGCTGCGCAACCTGCTCGAGGACCTGCAGGCCGAGCAGTCGGACGACGACGCCGGGGGCGGTCGACGCACCGAACCGGTCCGCCGGGAGGGTGGCTCCCGCTAG
- a CDS encoding aminopeptidase P family protein, whose amino-acid sequence MSTDERPENLTSETVTPADTGQSEPSGQSDDRSTQRSHRPQSRRFVEFVTSGWGERPASTAVRAPVADRTAARRSALSAQFPGARLVVPAGAFRVRSNDTDFRFRPHAAFAHLTGLGTEQEPDAVLVLHPVEDGTGDDGSAHRAVLYMNPLAGRDTPEFFSDTRYGEFWVGARPTLDEIATTTGITTAHVDDLHDALAKDVGDGGARLLVVPDADRSVEEVVAQIRGEEESGEADARLAEALSELRLLKDAYEVEQMRLAVDATIDGFAKVVRELPRAVGHRRGERVIEGTFLGHAREEGNDVGYTTIAAAGEHATTLHWTDNDGQVRPGELVLLDAGVEVDSLYTADVTRTLPVDGTFTEVQRRVYQAVLDAADAGFAAAVPGARFRDVHDAAMRVLAARLEEWGLLPVTAEESLHPENQHHRRWMVHGTSHHLGLDVHDCAQARAELYLDGVLQPGMVFTIEPGLYFKSDDLLVPAEYRGIGVRIEDDVVVTTDGNENLSAALPRDPDAVEAWMAALRAG is encoded by the coding sequence GTGAGCACCGACGAGCGCCCCGAGAACCTCACGTCCGAGACCGTCACCCCGGCCGACACCGGGCAGTCCGAGCCGTCCGGGCAGTCCGACGACCGCAGCACCCAGCGGTCCCACCGCCCGCAGTCGCGGCGCTTCGTCGAGTTCGTCACGTCCGGCTGGGGCGAGCGCCCCGCGTCGACGGCGGTGCGTGCGCCCGTCGCGGACCGCACGGCCGCGCGACGCAGCGCGCTCTCGGCGCAGTTCCCGGGGGCCAGGCTCGTCGTCCCCGCCGGCGCGTTCCGGGTCCGCTCGAACGACACCGACTTCCGCTTCCGCCCGCACGCCGCGTTCGCTCACCTCACGGGCCTGGGCACCGAGCAGGAGCCGGACGCCGTCCTCGTGCTGCACCCCGTCGAGGACGGCACCGGCGACGACGGCAGCGCCCACCGCGCCGTGCTCTACATGAACCCGCTGGCGGGACGCGACACCCCGGAGTTCTTCTCCGACACCCGCTACGGCGAGTTCTGGGTGGGGGCGCGGCCGACGCTCGACGAGATCGCCACGACCACGGGCATCACGACGGCCCACGTGGACGACCTGCACGACGCGCTCGCGAAGGACGTCGGCGACGGCGGGGCGCGGCTGCTCGTCGTGCCGGACGCGGACCGGTCGGTCGAGGAGGTCGTCGCGCAGATCCGCGGCGAGGAGGAGTCGGGCGAGGCCGACGCGCGCCTGGCCGAGGCGCTGTCGGAGCTGCGCCTGCTGAAGGACGCGTACGAGGTCGAGCAGATGCGGCTCGCGGTGGACGCGACGATCGACGGCTTCGCGAAGGTGGTGCGCGAGCTCCCGCGGGCGGTCGGGCACCGACGCGGCGAGCGCGTCATCGAGGGCACGTTCCTCGGGCACGCGCGCGAGGAGGGCAACGACGTCGGGTACACGACGATCGCCGCCGCGGGCGAGCACGCGACGACGCTGCACTGGACCGACAACGACGGCCAGGTCCGACCGGGCGAGCTCGTGCTGCTCGACGCGGGCGTCGAGGTCGACTCGCTCTACACGGCGGACGTCACCCGGACGCTGCCGGTCGACGGCACGTTCACCGAGGTGCAGCGGCGCGTCTACCAGGCGGTGCTCGACGCGGCCGACGCGGGCTTCGCGGCGGCCGTGCCCGGTGCCCGGTTCCGCGACGTCCACGACGCCGCGATGCGCGTCCTGGCCGCACGCCTCGAGGAGTGGGGGCTGCTGCCCGTCACCGCCGAGGAGTCGCTGCACCCGGAGAACCAGCACCACCGACGGTGGATGGTCCACGGCACGTCGCACCACCTGGGCCTGGACGTGCACGACTGCGCGCAGGCCCGCGCGGAGCTGTACCTCGACGGCGTGCTGCAGCCGGGCATGGTGTTCACGATCGAGCCCGGCCTGTACTTCAAGTCCGACGACCTGCTGGTGCCGGCCGAGTACCGCGGCATCGGCGTGCGCATCGAGGACGACGTGGTGGTGACGACCGACGGCAACGAGAACCTGTCGGCCGCGCTGCCGCGGGACCCCGACGCCGTCGAGGCGTGGATGGCGGCGCTGCGCGCGGGCTGA